The proteins below are encoded in one region of Tomitella fengzijianii:
- a CDS encoding DUF4190 domain-containing protein: MSDPQDPQDGQSDRPRGDDSSADRSQERPGQGGQAAPGGYPPPPPPGAGQGYPPPGQGGYPPPGAGQGYPPPVGPAYAGHGQQAYPPRGAQGYPPPGQPGYPPPPGSVPPAPPGYGPYGYPGQPPTRPPRNGIGIAALVVGIIALLFGIIPFIGLGGIVLGVIGVVLGIVALSKVRSGDADNKGVSIAGLVLSGLAILAGIVTSVLLFLVIDAAVDNATGTTPVTYQADSSGGQATVSYDVGSNSGTSLSNDVQTPWSKDADASNLYGAFLSVMSGADGGSVTCRILGDDGDVLAQNTAQGVFAVAICNADVGG; encoded by the coding sequence ATGAGTGATCCGCAGGATCCGCAGGACGGGCAGTCCGATCGCCCACGCGGTGACGACTCCTCGGCCGACAGGTCGCAGGAGCGTCCGGGGCAGGGCGGGCAGGCGGCGCCGGGAGGTTATCCGCCGCCACCGCCGCCGGGCGCCGGGCAGGGGTACCCGCCGCCGGGGCAGGGCGGCTATCCGCCGCCGGGCGCCGGGCAGGGCTATCCGCCGCCCGTGGGGCCGGCCTATGCGGGGCACGGGCAGCAGGCCTATCCGCCGCGCGGGGCGCAGGGGTATCCGCCGCCGGGGCAGCCGGGATACCCGCCACCGCCCGGATCCGTTCCGCCCGCGCCTCCGGGGTACGGGCCGTACGGCTACCCGGGCCAGCCGCCGACACGGCCGCCGCGCAACGGCATCGGCATCGCGGCGCTGGTCGTCGGCATCATCGCGCTGCTGTTCGGCATCATCCCGTTCATCGGGCTGGGCGGGATCGTGCTCGGCGTCATCGGCGTCGTACTCGGCATCGTCGCGTTGTCGAAGGTGCGCAGCGGAGACGCGGACAACAAGGGCGTATCGATCGCGGGGCTCGTGCTGTCCGGACTGGCGATCCTCGCGGGCATCGTGACGTCAGTGCTGCTGTTCCTGGTGATCGACGCGGCCGTGGACAACGCAACCGGGACTACGCCGGTCACCTACCAGGCCGATTCATCAGGCGGCCAGGCGACCGTCAGCTACGACGTCGGATCGAACTCGGGCACGTCGCTGAGCAACGACGTGCAGACCCCGTGGTCGAAGGACGCGGACGCGTCGAACCTGTACGGCGCGTTCCTGTCCGTGATGTCCGGTGCCGACGGCGGGAGCGTCACCTGCCGGATCCTCGGCGACGACGGCGACGTGCTCGCCCAGAACACCGCGCAGGGCGTCTTCGCAGTGGCCATCTGCAATGCGGACGTGGGGGGCTGA
- a CDS encoding universal stress protein, with the protein MRTFGPVIVGTDGSDHAESAVRWAADFARLHRVPLHIVVVIPTPIGVGFTGRLLSRVVDSLDRPAQEIADSAVAQAHESAAGLEVDTEVTSGPVGKTMLEYAQKAGTIVVGESGRGSVARGLLGSLSSLLVRLATCQVVVVRAMDGDVYRDSRPVVVGVDGSENGATAVEAAFIEASLRQVPLVAVHSWSDVPLSIFSAADVTSWYDETSIAQAVLGERLAGFGADYPDVEVQRVVVQDSPQEVLIQWGEIAQLLILGARGRGGVPGLQLGATAARVLRNATCPVLIGRRRDEA; encoded by the coding sequence ATGAGGACCTTCGGGCCCGTGATCGTCGGGACGGACGGTTCGGATCATGCCGAGAGCGCGGTGCGGTGGGCGGCGGATTTCGCGCGGCTGCACAGGGTTCCGTTGCACATCGTGGTCGTCATCCCCACCCCGATCGGTGTGGGGTTCACCGGGCGGCTGCTCAGCAGGGTGGTCGATTCGCTCGACCGGCCCGCACAGGAGATCGCCGACTCCGCCGTCGCGCAGGCGCACGAATCCGCCGCCGGCCTCGAGGTGGACACGGAGGTGACGTCCGGCCCGGTGGGCAAGACCATGCTGGAGTATGCGCAGAAGGCCGGCACCATCGTCGTCGGGGAGAGCGGCCGGGGCAGTGTGGCCCGCGGGCTGCTGGGCTCCCTGAGTTCACTTCTGGTGCGGCTGGCGACGTGCCAGGTCGTCGTGGTGCGCGCCATGGACGGTGATGTGTACCGCGACTCGCGGCCGGTGGTCGTGGGGGTCGACGGCTCGGAGAACGGCGCCACCGCCGTCGAGGCGGCGTTCATCGAGGCATCGCTGCGGCAGGTGCCGCTGGTGGCGGTGCACTCGTGGAGCGACGTGCCGCTGTCGATCTTCTCTGCCGCCGACGTGACCAGCTGGTACGACGAGACGAGCATCGCGCAGGCCGTGCTGGGCGAGAGGCTGGCCGGATTCGGCGCCGACTATCCGGACGTCGAGGTGCAGCGGGTGGTGGTGCAGGACAGCCCGCAGGAGGTGCTCATCCAGTGGGGCGAAATCGCGCAGCTGCTGATCCTGGGAGCGCGCGGACGCGGCGGGGTGCCGGGGCTGCAGTTGGGGGCCACGGCGGCCCGCGTGCTGCGTAATGCCACATGCCCGGTGCTCATCGGGCGGCGTCGGGACGAAGCGTGA
- a CDS encoding MOSC domain-containing protein, with protein sequence MGGAVAGSGDDAVARVLQVRTGNVGELDRATVGRSGTVPSALGKRPRDGAVPLGEIGFGGDAQADGKNHGGTEKAVLVYPAEHYPEWERELGRDISDRGLGENLRVEGTDGVAWNERTVMPGDVYRIGTALVRVTAPRRPCYKLGLAHGITEMPVRVQATGRTGFYLAVLEPGEVRAGDAVQVVERARHGVTAFEVNRVMNVDKRDVAGIERVLTAAELLPARWVEKLEKRLAADSGPGPEGGALADFALAHEDDARVYG encoded by the coding sequence ATGGGCGGGGCGGTTGCGGGTTCGGGTGATGACGCCGTGGCGCGGGTGCTGCAGGTGCGCACCGGCAATGTCGGCGAGCTGGATCGGGCCACGGTGGGACGCAGCGGCACCGTCCCGTCGGCGTTGGGGAAACGCCCGCGCGACGGCGCTGTGCCGCTGGGGGAGATCGGATTCGGCGGCGACGCCCAGGCGGACGGGAAGAACCACGGCGGCACAGAGAAGGCGGTGCTGGTGTATCCGGCCGAGCATTACCCCGAGTGGGAACGCGAGCTGGGCCGGGATATCAGCGACCGGGGGCTGGGGGAGAACCTCCGCGTCGAGGGCACGGACGGGGTCGCCTGGAACGAGCGCACAGTGATGCCGGGGGACGTCTACCGCATCGGCACCGCGCTGGTACGGGTGACCGCGCCGCGCCGCCCCTGCTACAAACTGGGCCTGGCGCACGGGATCACGGAGATGCCCGTGCGCGTGCAGGCCACGGGGCGCACCGGCTTCTACCTGGCGGTGCTGGAGCCGGGCGAGGTGCGCGCGGGGGACGCCGTCCAGGTGGTGGAGCGGGCGCGGCACGGGGTGACGGCCTTCGAGGTGAACCGCGTGATGAACGTGGACAAGCGCGACGTGGCGGGGATCGAGCGGGTACTGACGGCCGCGGAGCTGCTGCCGGCGCGGTGGGTGGAGAAGCTAGAGAAGCGGCTGGCGGCGGACTCGGGCCCCGGACCCGAGGGCGGGGCACTCGCGGACTTCGCGCTGGCGCACGAGGACGACGCGCGCGTCTACGGTTAG
- a CDS encoding DUF2254 family protein, which yields MRVQRAVLDLGRVPKGKRPVLRMIQRRRRVRASVVTVVYVAAGAGIGVAAGSIRTGPMVQVDPVVQLLAAVAGGLLTLIGIVISLLFLVVQFAVTAQSPRLNLFRDNPLITHLYALMLGVLVNVVVAGAMVYQKPTVSVAVPAVVIVLLIVSLLLLRVVQVAAIRAVQLAPILEAVGARARDVIDALYPEAGSVSVPSASGFEDKPCCTVRWPNRTARLRQVDFPALVRRLGENGCRARMVAGPGKLLREGDVVLQVHGDSCVRIADELLLYFEVGLERNFDQDPTFGFRLLNDIALRALSSAVNDPYTAIQAIDEIEALLRALATRELRIGELCDADGELRLVFETPTWDQFVGYAVDELFDGMRSIRSVHARIAAMLAEVRAIAPPERWDALDRRARELAARTAAGGDAATTPPVGHAGS from the coding sequence GTGAGAGTGCAGCGCGCAGTCCTCGACTTGGGGCGGGTGCCGAAGGGCAAGCGCCCGGTCCTGCGGATGATCCAGCGGCGCCGACGCGTCCGCGCGAGCGTGGTGACCGTGGTCTACGTGGCCGCGGGCGCCGGTATCGGGGTCGCGGCCGGGAGCATCCGCACCGGGCCGATGGTGCAGGTCGACCCCGTCGTCCAGTTGTTGGCGGCCGTGGCGGGCGGCCTGCTCACCCTCATCGGCATCGTCATCTCGCTGCTGTTCCTGGTGGTCCAGTTCGCGGTGACGGCGCAGTCGCCGCGCCTGAACCTGTTCCGGGACAACCCGCTGATCACGCACCTGTACGCGCTGATGCTGGGCGTGCTGGTCAACGTGGTGGTCGCGGGAGCGATGGTCTACCAGAAGCCGACGGTCTCGGTCGCCGTTCCCGCAGTGGTCATCGTGCTGCTTATCGTCTCCCTGCTGCTGCTCCGTGTCGTGCAGGTCGCCGCGATCAGGGCGGTGCAGCTGGCGCCGATCCTGGAGGCGGTGGGTGCTCGGGCGCGCGACGTGATCGACGCGCTGTACCCCGAGGCGGGGAGCGTCTCCGTGCCGTCGGCGTCGGGATTCGAGGACAAGCCCTGCTGCACGGTGCGGTGGCCCAACAGGACCGCCCGGCTGCGGCAGGTGGATTTTCCGGCTCTGGTCCGCAGGCTCGGCGAGAACGGTTGCCGGGCCCGCATGGTGGCGGGGCCGGGGAAATTGCTGAGAGAGGGCGACGTCGTGCTCCAAGTGCATGGCGACTCATGCGTGCGGATCGCCGACGAGCTGCTCTTGTACTTCGAGGTTGGCCTGGAACGCAACTTCGATCAGGACCCCACCTTCGGATTCCGACTGCTCAACGACATCGCGTTGCGCGCACTCTCGTCGGCGGTCAACGACCCGTACACGGCGATCCAGGCGATCGACGAGATCGAGGCGCTGCTGCGCGCGCTGGCCACGCGGGAGCTGCGCATCGGCGAGCTCTGCGACGCGGACGGCGAGCTCCGGCTGGTCTTCGAGACACCCACGTGGGATCAGTTCGTCGGCTACGCCGTGGACGAGCTGTTCGACGGGATGCGCTCGATCCGCAGCGTGCACGCCCGCATCGCGGCGATGCTCGCCGAGGTGCGGGCCATCGCGCCGCCGGAAAGGTGGGACGCTCTGGACCGGCGTGCGCGGGAGCTCGCGGCGCGCACCGCGGCGGGTGGCGATGCCGCCACGACGCCGCCCGTCGGCCATGCGGGCTCGTGA
- a CDS encoding SHOCT domain-containing protein produces the protein MVFRGGGVRRGGFRGGRVGRPGLLGTVARTAVVAGTAQATSNAVNRRSAQRSAEQQAYTQQQEQAYEQQQYQQAQHQQQAQYPPQQAARAVPEPGDDLVGQLQQLQRLREAGALTDEEFATAKAKLLG, from the coding sequence ATGGTCTTCAGAGGTGGAGGTGTCCGGCGCGGCGGGTTCCGCGGCGGAAGGGTGGGGCGACCGGGGCTGCTGGGCACTGTCGCTCGCACCGCAGTGGTGGCGGGGACGGCGCAGGCGACGTCGAATGCCGTCAACAGGAGGTCCGCGCAGCGGTCGGCCGAGCAGCAGGCCTACACGCAGCAGCAGGAACAGGCGTACGAGCAACAGCAGTACCAGCAGGCCCAGCACCAGCAGCAAGCCCAGTATCCGCCGCAGCAGGCCGCGCGGGCGGTGCCGGAACCAGGCGACGACCTGGTCGGCCAGCTGCAGCAACTGCAGCGCCTGCGCGAGGCCGGCGCGCTCACCGACGAGGAGTTCGCCACGGCGAAGGCCAAGCTGCTGGGTTGA
- a CDS encoding DUF6325 family protein — MTEAMPVTDSMPDLGPVELVVLTFPGTRIDPATVAEIQAIVDRGYVTLLDLVYLARDEHGVLTQIDVDENLDDAGLGGLSLEARALISDEDLEVVQESLQPGTSAALIVYEETWARRLAGQVREQGGEVALHIQVPRDVLARAVRAAE; from the coding sequence ATGACGGAAGCGATGCCGGTGACGGATTCCATGCCGGACCTCGGTCCGGTGGAACTCGTCGTCCTCACGTTTCCCGGTACACGCATCGACCCGGCGACGGTGGCGGAGATCCAGGCGATCGTCGATCGCGGATACGTGACCCTGCTGGACCTCGTCTACCTCGCGCGGGACGAGCACGGGGTGCTGACCCAGATCGACGTCGACGAGAACCTGGACGACGCGGGACTCGGCGGTCTGTCGTTGGAGGCGCGGGCGCTGATCAGCGACGAGGACCTCGAGGTCGTGCAGGAATCCCTGCAGCCGGGCACCTCTGCGGCGCTCATCGTGTACGAGGAGACCTGGGCGCGCCGGTTGGCCGGTCAGGTCCGCGAACAGGGCGGCGAAGTCGCCCTGCACATCCAGGTCCCGCGTGACGTGCTGGCGCGCGCGGTGCGCGCGGCGGAGTGA
- a CDS encoding AI-2E family transporter gives MTVSAGDAGAGDANSGGVVDGDAGSPRWPLPRGLIVLLSVAAAVVAVAGMKAFASVLAPTALALMITIAVGPVQVWLRARRAPGWLAMLAAIVVAYAILLGLVLALAVSIEQLVTILPDYADKAQDLLSGVRDLLVGWGIDAGQVQGLVASIDPERLMHLVVDLVRGLLGAGSHLVFILALMLFMAVDAAGFPDRMRDAARVRPHVIEGLASFAAGVRSYLLVSTVFGLIVAVLDGFALWAMGVPLPILWALLSFITNYIPNIGFVIGLVPPAVLALLESGPEMMLLVIVVYSVINLILQSVIQPKFVGDAVGLSVTLTFVSLVFWSWVLGPLGALLAIPLTLFVKALLLDIDPSTRWLSGMISGGPSKEEQYRAFGEEPGIAGTAPAVGEGRSPDPGESA, from the coding sequence ATGACTGTGAGTGCCGGGGACGCGGGCGCGGGGGATGCGAACTCCGGGGGCGTGGTCGACGGGGACGCGGGCTCTCCCCGCTGGCCGTTGCCGCGGGGGCTGATCGTCCTGCTCAGCGTGGCCGCGGCCGTCGTCGCCGTCGCGGGGATGAAGGCGTTCGCGAGCGTTCTCGCCCCCACCGCGCTGGCTCTCATGATCACCATCGCAGTGGGCCCGGTGCAGGTGTGGCTGCGCGCCAGGCGGGCCCCGGGCTGGCTGGCGATGCTGGCCGCGATCGTCGTCGCCTACGCCATTCTGCTGGGACTCGTGCTCGCGTTGGCGGTCTCGATCGAGCAGCTGGTGACGATCCTGCCCGACTACGCGGACAAGGCGCAGGACCTGTTGTCCGGGGTGCGTGATCTGCTCGTCGGCTGGGGCATCGACGCGGGGCAGGTGCAGGGCCTGGTGGCCTCCATCGACCCGGAACGGCTTATGCACCTGGTGGTCGACCTGGTGCGCGGGCTCCTGGGAGCGGGCTCGCACCTGGTGTTCATCCTGGCGCTGATGCTGTTCATGGCCGTCGACGCCGCCGGCTTCCCCGACCGCATGAGGGACGCCGCACGCGTGCGCCCGCACGTCATCGAGGGGTTGGCGTCCTTCGCGGCCGGGGTGCGCAGCTACCTTCTGGTCTCGACGGTGTTCGGGCTCATCGTCGCGGTGCTGGACGGTTTCGCGTTGTGGGCCATGGGCGTTCCGCTGCCGATCCTGTGGGCGTTGCTGTCGTTCATCACCAACTACATTCCCAACATCGGATTCGTCATCGGGCTGGTCCCGCCCGCAGTGCTGGCGCTGCTCGAGAGCGGGCCGGAGATGATGCTGCTGGTCATCGTCGTGTACAGCGTCATCAACCTGATCCTGCAGTCGGTGATCCAGCCGAAGTTCGTCGGCGACGCCGTGGGCCTGTCCGTGACGTTGACGTTCGTGTCTCTCGTGTTCTGGTCATGGGTGCTGGGCCCGTTGGGCGCGCTGCTCGCCATCCCGCTGACGCTGTTCGTCAAGGCGTTGCTGCTGGACATCGATCCGTCGACGCGCTGGTTGTCGGGGATGATCTCCGGCGGGCCGTCGAAGGAGGAGCAGTACCGGGCGTTCGGCGAGGAACCCGGGATCGCCGGCACGGCGCCGGCCGTGGGCGAGGGGCGCTCACCCGATCCGGGTGAATCGGCGTGA
- a CDS encoding glycosyltransferase, translating to MTAGPGGAAPTAISDHFRSVDSAPAGISVNRPPSAANGFLVTFAGLCIVAMLVMTYLVHTGVTDKHDLILLGEDRGDVAVPTRLFVVVFFVTYAAYAYTNGWRRLWIGASLIGKFAAVSIGFDVLAWLLHSVQLVSLPPFAQQLASALVALAILPHTILRQARLPSRDTSATSPYTPAGAYVCLVLCLVVAVIAAVVAVEVFFRAVVDLRQWALLGGIGPGVFLVQQVFAASTALFGWRAVRRSRRARFAPPVAVLVPAHNEAHDIADTIAAVDRAAESYRGTVRLYVVDNASTDGTTGAAERAIAACATITGEVLKCPTPGKAVALNLGIARISEEFVVRIDADTVIGPGCIRTAMSHFADPRVGSVGGMPLPAEEKTWIDKVRLVEVYLRHGFFQVSLDGYRGVLGVPGMFAIYRRSAVVAVGGMVQGMNGEDTDICIRLGSAGFYTVADPKAVYYSETPRTYAHLREQRTRWFRSIYHIAAHNRGSLLDRRSMTGAFVLPFQLVNAARRAMLAPLLLFAVIAFAGFRATFTELQWQPVVATVLGMPLIMTVFVCLLWSPRALRYVPAYLCFRVLRSYFTLAAALSLVFPPMRPRTRLPRVLIRGG from the coding sequence ATGACCGCCGGGCCGGGCGGGGCCGCGCCGACCGCGATCAGCGACCACTTCCGCTCGGTCGACAGCGCTCCCGCGGGCATCTCGGTCAACCGCCCGCCGAGCGCCGCCAACGGGTTCCTCGTCACCTTCGCGGGGCTGTGCATCGTGGCGATGCTGGTGATGACCTACCTGGTGCACACCGGCGTCACCGACAAGCACGACCTCATCCTCCTCGGCGAGGACCGGGGCGACGTGGCCGTGCCGACCCGGCTGTTCGTCGTCGTGTTCTTCGTGACCTACGCCGCGTACGCCTACACCAACGGGTGGCGGCGCCTGTGGATCGGCGCGTCGCTGATCGGCAAGTTCGCGGCGGTCAGCATCGGATTCGACGTGCTCGCCTGGCTGTTGCACAGCGTGCAGCTCGTGAGCCTGCCACCGTTCGCCCAGCAGTTGGCGTCGGCACTGGTCGCCCTGGCGATCCTGCCGCACACCATCCTGCGGCAGGCGCGGCTGCCGTCCAGGGACACGAGCGCCACCTCGCCGTACACGCCGGCAGGCGCGTACGTGTGCCTCGTGCTCTGCCTCGTCGTGGCCGTCATCGCCGCGGTCGTCGCCGTCGAGGTGTTCTTCCGCGCCGTCGTCGACCTGCGGCAGTGGGCCCTGCTCGGCGGCATCGGCCCGGGCGTCTTCCTGGTCCAGCAGGTGTTCGCAGCGTCGACGGCACTGTTCGGGTGGCGCGCGGTGAGGCGGTCACGCCGGGCCCGCTTCGCGCCGCCCGTCGCCGTGCTCGTGCCCGCGCACAACGAGGCGCACGACATCGCCGACACGATCGCCGCCGTGGACCGGGCCGCGGAGAGCTACAGGGGAACCGTCCGCCTCTACGTCGTCGACAACGCCTCGACGGACGGGACCACCGGCGCCGCCGAGCGCGCCATCGCGGCCTGCGCAACGATCACCGGCGAGGTGCTGAAGTGCCCGACGCCCGGCAAGGCGGTGGCGCTGAACCTGGGGATCGCCAGGATCTCCGAGGAGTTCGTCGTCCGCATCGACGCGGACACGGTGATCGGTCCGGGATGCATCCGCACCGCTATGTCGCACTTCGCGGATCCGCGCGTGGGGTCGGTGGGCGGGATGCCGTTGCCCGCGGAGGAGAAGACGTGGATCGACAAGGTGCGCCTGGTGGAGGTGTACCTGCGGCACGGGTTCTTTCAGGTTTCGCTGGACGGTTACCGCGGGGTGCTCGGTGTTCCCGGCATGTTCGCGATCTACCGGCGCAGCGCCGTCGTGGCGGTGGGGGGGATGGTCCAGGGCATGAACGGGGAGGACACCGACATCTGCATCCGGCTCGGCTCCGCCGGGTTCTACACCGTGGCCGACCCGAAGGCCGTGTACTACAGCGAGACCCCGCGGACCTACGCGCACCTGCGCGAGCAGCGCACCCGCTGGTTCCGCAGCATCTACCACATCGCCGCGCACAACCGGGGCTCGCTGCTGGACCGCAGGTCGATGACCGGGGCGTTCGTGCTGCCGTTCCAGCTGGTCAACGCGGCGCGCCGCGCGATGCTGGCGCCGCTGCTGCTGTTCGCGGTCATCGCGTTCGCCGGGTTCCGGGCTACGTTCACGGAGCTGCAGTGGCAGCCGGTGGTGGCCACGGTGCTGGGCATGCCGCTGATCATGACCGTGTTCGTCTGCCTGCTCTGGTCGCCCCGGGCGCTCCGGTACGTCCCGGCATACCTGTGTTTCCGGGTGCTGCGTAGCTACTTCACGCTGGCGGCGGCGCTCAGCCTGGTGTTCCCGCCGATGCGTCCGCGCACGCGCCTGCCGCGGGTTCTCATCCGCGGCGGATGA
- a CDS encoding NAD-dependent epimerase/dehydratase family protein yields the protein MRVMVLGGDGFCGWPSALHLSAHGHEVTIVDSLVRRRIDEELGVRSLTPIASTTERLRAWREVTGEGIGFVELDVARDYERLVGLLADLRPDAVVHFAEQRSAPFSMKSPRHKRYTVDNNINATHNLLAAMTEVGRDTHLVHLGTMGVYGYDSIPLDLPEGYLTVNYPDRHGDVHSAEVLYPTRPGSVYHLTKSLDQLLFQFYAQNDGVRVTDLHQGIVWGTQTEETARDPRLVNRFDYDGDYGTVLNRFVVEAAVGHPLTVHGTGGQTRAFISIRDSVRCVRLAVESGGRVSGRVRVMNQMTEVHRVIDLARMIQAETGAGIDLVDNPRAEADQNELQVRNDQLLGLGLEPTLLSTALLKDAVEVAHKHIDRVDPARIPCTSYWNRRRRSVSAVAAHG from the coding sequence ATGCGGGTGATGGTTCTCGGCGGCGACGGGTTCTGCGGCTGGCCCAGCGCACTGCACCTCTCGGCGCACGGACACGAGGTGACGATCGTCGACAGCCTGGTGCGGCGGCGCATCGACGAGGAGCTGGGCGTCCGATCTCTCACGCCGATCGCGTCGACGACTGAGAGGCTGCGTGCGTGGCGCGAGGTGACGGGCGAGGGAATCGGATTCGTCGAACTCGACGTCGCGCGCGACTACGAGCGCCTTGTCGGCCTACTGGCGGATCTGCGTCCGGACGCTGTCGTGCACTTCGCGGAGCAACGGTCCGCGCCGTTCTCGATGAAGTCGCCGCGGCATAAGCGCTACACCGTGGACAACAACATCAACGCCACCCACAACCTGCTGGCAGCGATGACGGAGGTCGGGCGGGACACGCACCTGGTGCACTTGGGCACCATGGGCGTCTACGGGTACGACTCGATACCGCTGGACCTGCCGGAGGGGTACCTCACGGTCAACTACCCCGACCGGCACGGTGACGTGCACAGCGCCGAGGTGCTGTACCCAACCCGTCCCGGCAGCGTCTACCACTTGACGAAGTCCCTCGACCAGCTGCTCTTCCAGTTCTACGCGCAGAACGACGGGGTCCGCGTCACCGATCTGCACCAGGGGATCGTGTGGGGCACGCAGACCGAGGAGACTGCGCGGGACCCGCGCCTGGTCAACAGATTCGACTACGACGGCGACTACGGCACGGTGCTCAACCGGTTCGTGGTGGAGGCGGCCGTCGGCCACCCGCTGACCGTGCACGGGACGGGCGGTCAGACCCGCGCGTTCATCAGCATCCGGGACTCCGTCCGCTGCGTGCGTCTGGCGGTGGAGTCGGGCGGCCGCGTGTCCGGCCGCGTGCGGGTGATGAACCAGATGACGGAGGTGCACCGGGTCATCGACCTGGCGCGGATGATCCAGGCGGAGACCGGCGCCGGGATCGACCTGGTGGACAACCCCCGTGCGGAGGCGGACCAGAACGAGCTGCAGGTGCGCAACGACCAGCTGCTGGGGCTGGGGCTCGAACCGACGCTCCTCTCCACGGCTCTGCTGAAGGACGCGGTGGAGGTGGCGCACAAGCACATCGACCGGGTCGACCCCGCCCGGATCCCCTGCACGTCGTACTGGAATCGTCGGCGACGCTCGGTGAGTGCGGTGGCGGCGCATGGCTGA
- a CDS encoding alkyl/aryl-sulfatase → MQDLPFTDEQDFADAQRGFLGALEPGVVTDAAGKTVWDGDGFAFLEEECPDSVHPSLWRQSRLCAMQGLYEVTDGIYQVRGLDLSNMTLVEGDAGVVVIDPLISAETAAAGLELYRRHRGERPVTGVIYTHSHIDHFGGVKGVTTDKDVAAGRCPILAPVGFVEHAVAENVYAGTAMARRAAYMYGAALPRGPVGSIGAGLGPTTSTGTPTLIPPTVHIGRTGQTETVDGVEIEFQLTPGTEAPSEMNFYFPARRALCMAENATHTLHNLLTLRGALVRDPHVWSKYLTESINAFAGRSDVVFASHHWPTWGTERLTEFLSLQRDLYGYLHDQTLRALNKGATGMEIAEELVLPPAIEQAWHTHGYYGSVSHNVKAIYQRYMGWFDGNPSSLWQHPPVESAKRHVEFMGGTDAVIAKARESFEAGDFRWVAQVLNYVVFADPGNAEAKALQADTLEQLGFGSENGTWRNFFLMGAYELRNGPVGTPTQTASPDIAGALSVEQVFDAAALRIDGPRAWDARVAIDWRLTDSGGVHRTELRNGLLVHFDVEAGAVLPAPDAAFTLTRADLIAAVVGGGDLEQMVADGRVTAEGDAGKLAELVGYLDSPDPDFAIVTP, encoded by the coding sequence ATGCAGGATCTGCCCTTCACGGACGAGCAGGATTTCGCCGATGCGCAGCGCGGGTTCCTCGGCGCGCTGGAGCCCGGCGTGGTGACGGATGCGGCGGGGAAGACGGTGTGGGACGGCGACGGGTTCGCCTTCCTCGAGGAAGAGTGCCCGGATTCCGTGCACCCGAGCCTGTGGCGGCAGTCCCGGCTGTGCGCGATGCAGGGCCTCTACGAGGTCACCGACGGCATCTACCAGGTGCGCGGCCTGGACCTGTCGAACATGACGTTGGTCGAAGGCGACGCCGGCGTGGTGGTGATCGACCCGCTGATCTCCGCGGAGACCGCCGCCGCCGGACTGGAGCTGTACCGCCGGCACCGGGGAGAGCGGCCGGTCACCGGGGTCATCTACACGCATTCGCACATCGACCACTTCGGCGGTGTCAAGGGGGTCACGACGGACAAGGACGTGGCGGCGGGCCGTTGTCCGATCCTCGCGCCGGTGGGCTTCGTCGAGCACGCGGTGGCGGAGAACGTCTATGCGGGAACGGCGATGGCGCGCCGGGCGGCCTACATGTACGGCGCCGCGCTGCCTCGCGGCCCGGTGGGCAGCATCGGTGCCGGTCTGGGGCCCACCACGTCCACGGGCACGCCGACGCTGATCCCGCCCACCGTGCACATCGGCCGCACCGGGCAGACCGAGACGGTCGACGGCGTAGAGATCGAGTTCCAGCTGACGCCGGGCACCGAGGCGCCGTCGGAGATGAACTTCTACTTCCCCGCCCGGCGCGCGCTGTGCATGGCGGAGAACGCCACGCACACGCTCCACAACCTGCTCACGCTGCGCGGGGCGCTGGTCCGCGACCCGCACGTGTGGTCGAAGTACCTCACCGAGTCGATCAACGCCTTCGCGGGACGGTCCGACGTCGTCTTCGCCTCGCACCATTGGCCCACCTGGGGCACCGAGCGGCTCACCGAGTTCCTGTCGCTGCAACGCGACCTCTACGGCTACCTGCACGACCAGACGCTGCGTGCGCTCAACAAGGGCGCCACGGGGATGGAAATCGCAGAGGAACTCGTGCTGCCGCCCGCGATCGAGCAGGCGTGGCACACCCACGGCTACTACGGGTCGGTGAGCCACAATGTGAAGGCGATCTATCAGCGCTACATGGGCTGGTTCGACGGCAACCCGTCCTCGCTGTGGCAGCATCCGCCGGTCGAATCGGCCAAGAGGCACGTGGAGTTCATGGGCGGGACCGACGCGGTGATCGCCAAGGCGCGCGAGTCCTTCGAAGCGGGCGACTTCCGGTGGGTCGCCCAGGTGCTCAACTACGTCGTCTTCGCCGACCCGGGCAACGCGGAGGCGAAGGCGCTGCAGGCGGACACGCTCGAGCAGCTCGGCTTCGGCTCCGAGAACGGCACGTGGCGCAACTTCTTCCTGATGGGCGCCTATGAGCTGCGCAACGGGCCCGTCGGCACCCCGACTCAGACGGCGTCGCCGGACATCGCCGGCGCTCTCAGCGTGGAGCAGGTCTTCGACGCGGCCGCGCTGCGTATCGACGGCCCGCGGGCATGGGACGCGCGCGTGGCCATCGACTGGCGGTTGACCGACTCCGGCGGGGTGCACCGCACGGAACTGCGCAACGGCCTGCTGGTTCACTTCGACGTCGAGGCGGGCGCGGTGTTGCCGGCGCCGGACGCGGCGTTCACGTTGACCCGGGCCGACCTGATCGCCGCGGTCGTCGGCGGCGGGGATCTGGAACAGATGGTCGCGGACGGGCGCGTGACGGCCGAGGGCGACGCAGGGAAGCTGGCCGAGCTCGTCGGCTACCTCGACTCGCCCGATCCGGACTTCGCGATCGTCACGCCGTAG